The proteins below are encoded in one region of Macrobrachium rosenbergii isolate ZJJX-2024 chromosome 29, ASM4041242v1, whole genome shotgun sequence:
- the LOC136854451 gene encoding uncharacterized protein: MIIESTDFSGVSRLNSDEGREFINRQSLGQGRTPEEVHAMRSEADIKNQFSRMYKNAFPTTNRVTSSLNIGDTIRIADGNRNAVFRRGYTVQNTLEMFKIKKLVTLQNPTAYILEDLAGEEIKGTFYREELIPTELPETYDITILDRRRRGSKTQYYVNWKGYPAQFNSRVDESQIVRT; this comes from the exons ATGATTATagaatctacagatttttcaggTGTGTCTCGCCTGAACAGTGATgaaggtagggaatttattaaccgGCAG AGTTTGGGGCAGGGGCGCACGCCCGAGGAGGTGCACGCTATGAGAAGCGAAGCggacattaaaaatcaattctcGAGAATGTATAAAAATGCTTTTCCCACAACGAATCGCGTCACTTCATCCTTGAACATTGGAGACACCATACGTATAGCTGACGGAAACCGGAACGcagttttcaggagggggtatactgttcaaaacactctagaaatgtttaaaatcaagAAGCTCGTCACTCTGCAAAATCCCACAGCTTACATCTTAGAAGATTTAGctggagaagaaataaaaggcacattTTACAGAGAAGAATTGATACCTACCGAATTACCCGAAACCTATGACATCACCATcttagacaggaggaggagaggcagcaaAACGCAGTATTATGTCAATTGGAAGGGTTATCCTGCACAATTTAATTCGCGGGTTGACGAATCGCAAATTGTGCGGACATGA